A section of the Candidatus Atribacteria bacterium ADurb.Bin276 genome encodes:
- the mutM_2 gene encoding Formamidopyrimidine-DNA glycosylase, which produces MIELPEAVNMAGQLGTTFSGKRITSVITEQTPHKLAWYFGKPAEYPDLLNHKRCGEARGFGSMVEMDVEENRLLFTEGVNLRLLQEGESRPARHQLLIEFDDRTALCASVQMYGGLGAFPAGELDNPYYLIAKEKTSPLSPDFNESYFYQIISPSDAQKLSLKALLATKQRIPGLGNGVLQDILFNAKMHPKRKVNRLSEDDKKALFQAVRSTLTAMTENGGRDTELDLFGHPGGYRTILCKNTANQPCPICGTNIKKEAYLGGSIYFCEHCQK; this is translated from the coding sequence GTGATCGAATTACCGGAAGCGGTGAATATGGCTGGTCAATTGGGAACAACTTTCTCAGGAAAAAGAATTACGAGTGTAATTACTGAGCAAACTCCTCATAAATTAGCTTGGTATTTTGGAAAACCGGCTGAATATCCTGATCTGCTTAATCATAAAAGATGTGGAGAGGCCCGCGGTTTTGGCAGCATGGTTGAAATGGATGTTGAGGAGAATCGACTTTTGTTTACTGAGGGGGTAAATCTGAGATTGCTCCAAGAAGGCGAATCCCGTCCAGCCCGTCATCAACTCCTTATTGAGTTTGACGATCGTACCGCACTGTGCGCTTCAGTCCAGATGTATGGAGGATTAGGAGCATTCCCTGCTGGCGAATTGGATAATCCTTACTATTTAATTGCCAAGGAAAAGACCTCCCCCCTTTCACCTGATTTTAATGAGAGTTATTTTTATCAAATCATTTCTCCTTCAGATGCACAGAAACTCAGCCTCAAGGCATTGCTGGCTACTAAACAAAGAATTCCCGGTCTCGGGAATGGCGTGTTGCAGGATATTCTTTTCAATGCCAAAATGCATCCCAAGCGAAAAGTTAACCGTCTTTCCGAGGATGATAAAAAAGCCTTGTTTCAGGCGGTTCGATCCACGCTTACGGCTATGACAGAAAACGGCGGACGGGATACCGAGTTGGATCTCTTCGGTCACCCTGGTGGGTATCGGACTATTCTATGCAAAAATACTGCCAACCAGCCTTGTCCTATTTGCGGAACCAACATAAAAAAGGAGGCTTATCTGGGAGGAAGTATTTATTTTTGTGAACATTGCCAGAAATAA